A stretch of Gemmatimonadaceae bacterium DNA encodes these proteins:
- a CDS encoding ABC transporter ATP-binding protein: MEALAALSLTVKEHEFVCVVGPSGCGKSTLLRIIAGLQAPSSGRVIFRDASATSTTHGGVRGGLVVQEHGTFPWMTVIDNVAFGLEMQGMARGPRRLLAMAYLERVGLSAFADHYPHELSVGMRQRLGIGRAMVTDAPLLLMDEPFGALDAQTRRRMQDELLGIWAADRRTALFVTHDIEEAVLLGDRVIVMSGRPGRVLADIPVPFARPRDLRRDVVESRAIVDEIWRLLDASPSPAVA, translated from the coding sequence GTGGAAGCGCTGGCGGCGCTATCGCTGACGGTGAAGGAACACGAATTCGTATGCGTGGTGGGACCAAGCGGCTGCGGCAAGTCGACGTTGCTGCGCATCATTGCCGGCCTGCAAGCGCCATCGAGCGGCCGCGTGATCTTTCGTGATGCGAGCGCCACGTCCACGACGCATGGTGGCGTACGCGGCGGACTGGTGGTGCAGGAGCATGGCACCTTTCCGTGGATGACGGTCATCGACAACGTCGCGTTCGGACTCGAGATGCAGGGCATGGCGCGTGGGCCGCGTCGACTGCTGGCGATGGCGTATCTCGAACGCGTCGGGTTGTCCGCGTTTGCCGATCACTATCCGCACGAACTGTCGGTTGGCATGCGGCAACGTCTGGGTATCGGGCGGGCCATGGTCACCGACGCGCCGCTGCTGCTCATGGATGAGCCGTTCGGGGCGCTGGATGCGCAAACACGCCGTCGCATGCAGGACGAACTGCTGGGCATCTGGGCGGCCGACCGACGCACGGCGTTGTTCGTCACGCACGACATCGAGGAGGCGGTGCTGCTCGGTGATCGGGTCATTGTCATGTCCGGTCGGCCGGGTCGCGTGCTGGCCGACATTCCGGTGCCGTTTGCGCGTCCACGCGACCTGCGACGCGACGTGGTCGAGTCGCGCGCCATTGTCGACGAAATCTGGCGCCTGCTCGATGCCTCGCCGTCGCCGGCGGTCGCCTAG
- a CDS encoding TonB-dependent receptor: protein MVPICRASAQVKPDSAERASPLGAVVVSATRTEQSLKSLPTHVVVVGSQDVAASAAQSVPDLLRMIPGFATREPQSALVMSPSQSVVSFRGLGGSTAGRTLILLDGLPAGDPFSGWLDWGRIPLPLLESAEVVRGGGSPIWGSRALGGVVNLRTLSPTRDGARLLLEGGSFGTKRGSGAATVRRGKLGASLAGDYVNTDGFLIIRKDQSGPADSPEPVRSYTVTGKVIYDASKTLQTWAGGSTFNSGILPVGEDEEQRFDDARLGLRWARATGGIATISVFANRRTGIGNSTSFNTARTVETLARQNRSPAASTGLTLQWTQMAFSTHELSIGADLTSTTGKLSEDHTFASGVATRQRNVGGGQQIGGVFVQDAADLGHGVRLVASARADAVRSDHGRRTELTLPTRAVLFDSSFADRRVNRLTYSLGLRWQPSEWLGLRTSAYEAFRTPSLFEMYQPLYSSRGSVTESNPQLEAETLRGTEFGADVTLGPSFVGRVTAYITRVDSPIMDVTLGVAGTKATPLIPCGVVAANQSCAQRRNVDGLHSSGVETELTWRPTAAWSLGTGYSYSPTTVSAPGQPADRKQALRSMKHMATATMAYRSPRWADVSMEARYLGSRFVDDLNTIELPEVYLVGLRVNRALGKGMSAHVKVENLFNQQFQTTRTRAGLVDIGAPRWITAGVRAAW, encoded by the coding sequence GTGGTGCCGATATGCCGCGCGTCGGCGCAAGTGAAACCCGATTCGGCGGAACGTGCCAGTCCACTGGGGGCTGTCGTCGTATCGGCGACGCGCACGGAACAGTCGCTCAAGTCGTTGCCAACGCATGTGGTCGTGGTCGGGTCACAAGACGTGGCCGCATCCGCGGCGCAGAGTGTGCCCGATCTGCTGCGCATGATCCCCGGCTTCGCCACTCGAGAACCGCAGTCGGCGCTGGTCATGTCGCCAAGTCAATCGGTGGTGTCGTTTCGCGGCCTGGGCGGTTCGACGGCGGGTCGTACGCTCATCCTGCTGGACGGCCTTCCCGCCGGCGATCCGTTCTCCGGATGGCTGGACTGGGGCCGCATTCCGCTGCCACTGCTGGAATCGGCCGAAGTGGTGCGCGGCGGCGGCTCACCCATCTGGGGCAGCCGCGCATTGGGAGGCGTCGTCAATCTGCGCACCCTCTCGCCCACGCGAGATGGCGCGCGACTCCTGTTGGAAGGCGGGAGCTTCGGCACGAAGCGCGGCAGCGGCGCGGCCACGGTGCGACGCGGCAAGCTGGGCGCGTCGCTCGCCGGCGACTACGTGAACACCGACGGCTTCCTGATCATCCGCAAGGATCAATCGGGTCCGGCCGATTCACCCGAACCGGTGCGCAGCTATACGGTCACGGGCAAGGTCATCTACGACGCCTCCAAGACGCTGCAGACCTGGGCCGGGGGATCGACATTCAACAGCGGCATTCTGCCCGTCGGTGAAGACGAAGAGCAGCGATTCGACGATGCGCGACTCGGCCTCCGATGGGCGCGCGCCACGGGCGGCATCGCCACGATATCGGTCTTTGCCAATCGCCGCACTGGCATCGGGAACAGCACGTCGTTCAACACCGCGCGCACGGTGGAAACGCTGGCGCGACAGAATCGTTCGCCGGCGGCCTCCACCGGACTGACGCTGCAGTGGACGCAGATGGCGTTCTCCACGCACGAGTTGTCGATTGGGGCCGATCTCACGTCCACCACCGGCAAGCTGTCAGAGGACCACACCTTTGCCAGTGGTGTCGCCACTCGTCAACGCAACGTGGGCGGCGGCCAGCAGATTGGCGGCGTCTTTGTGCAGGACGCCGCCGATCTCGGACACGGCGTGCGTCTGGTGGCCAGCGCGCGCGCAGACGCCGTGCGCAGCGACCATGGCCGACGCACCGAGTTGACCCTGCCCACGCGAGCCGTGCTGTTTGACAGTTCGTTCGCCGATCGCCGCGTCAATCGCCTCACCTATTCGCTGGGGCTGCGTTGGCAGCCGTCCGAATGGCTGGGGTTGCGCACCAGCGCGTACGAGGCGTTTCGCACGCCCAGCCTGTTCGAGATGTACCAGCCGTTGTATTCGAGTCGCGGTTCGGTGACCGAGTCCAATCCCCAATTGGAGGCGGAGACGTTGCGGGGCACGGAATTCGGTGCCGACGTGACACTCGGACCGTCGTTCGTGGGCCGCGTGACGGCCTACATCACGCGCGTGGATTCGCCCATCATGGACGTCACGCTCGGCGTGGCCGGCACCAAGGCCACCCCGCTCATCCCGTGCGGCGTGGTGGCGGCCAATCAGAGTTGCGCGCAACGGCGCAATGTGGATGGACTGCACAGCAGCGGCGTGGAGACGGAGCTGACCTGGCGCCCGACGGCCGCGTGGTCACTCGGAACCGGTTATAGCTACAGTCCCACCACGGTCAGTGCCCCGGGCCAGCCGGCCGATCGGAAGCAGGCCCTTCGCTCCATGAAGCACATGGCCACGGCAACGATGGCGTACCGTTCGCCGCGCTGGGCCGATGTGTCGATGGAGGCGCGCTATCTGGGTTCGCGATTCGTCGACGACCTCAACACCATCGAATTGCCCGAGGTCTACCTCGTCGGACTGCGCGTCAACCGCGCGCTGGGCAAGGGCATGTCGGCGCATGTGAAAGTCGAGAATCTGTTCAATCAGCAGTTCCAGACCACGCGCACGCGCGCGGGGCTGGTGGATATCGGCGCGCCGCGCTGGATTACGGCGGGTGTGCGCGCGGCGTGGTAA